From the genome of Monomorium pharaonis isolate MP-MQ-018 chromosome 2, ASM1337386v2, whole genome shotgun sequence, one region includes:
- the LOC105831883 gene encoding THO complex subunit 2 isoform X5: MASKVWHSELWKSWDKHGKNDFLKLIKHKLKEGNTPEWKRGIYELISNGIHGNVKKDNVVQTLGELTNFDVPSIPSAIVDIFTLIDVEAHNEERNNFYYIVKETEKFLTDRILKERLEIDTLQDVGTLKNKNFQTKFIKVKTKLYYKQRKFNLFREESEGYSKLIVELNQECPDSEVASTLEIVKSLIGYFNLDPNRVLDILLETFENRPQDDALFIPLIRSYMSDQQVLCEVLGFKYCSTVNATPFSLQKVTALMLQHGVIKLDDILPWLVPDDKIIISDHEQVMKHAKEYVRKLSVISTKDKEDIVEEKENAQDKYASNQKFGLCEALLEIGAWEVAQNLFNRLPDYCFTDQRPIALALCKMIQALVEPVYRKHCIVSPKLPGRKVPPLKSSLAPPSLHDLQDIHDYLLPMLIVLGPNLHQDPILMYKVMRLCHAAIKQSPLDASKQPLNKNCTLYYDVLTILDVALLPSLSFMDCNCCVAEELWNILKYYPYQNRYCLYARWKNDTPLQHAALLRKRADAQKKIKSIMKRVSKETIKPVGRSLGKLTHSSPGVLFDYVLIQIQLYDNLIGPVVDSLKYLTNISYDVLGYCLVEALAGADRDRFKHDGTSISLWLQSLASFCGAIFKKYNIELTGLLQYVANQLKAQKSLDLLILKEIVQKMAGIEAAEEMTSDQLDAMAGGDLLKNEAGYFSQVRNTKKSSQRLKEALAEQDLAVALCLLMAQQKHCVVYRETDKSHLKLVGKLYDQCQDTLVQFGTFLGSTMTVDEYVERLPSIHSMLQDNHIHADVAFFLARPMFAHAINIKYDALRKADPNYKKMSTATKQLKYAEAAQTVMAPVAQSVRPLHPLKVWEDISPQFLVTFWSLSMYDLYVPVESYQREVNKMKQLATQTADSKDMNVSKGKKEQEKYTTLIEKLQDEKKKQEEHVEKVFAYLRQEKDTWFLSRSAKSAKNETITQFLQLCLFPRCTFTTVDAMYCAKFVHTIHSLKTANFSTLLCYDRLFCDITYSVTSCTENEANRYGRFLCAMLETVMRWHSEKAIFDKECSNYPGFVTKFRVSNQFSEANDMVGFENYRHVCHKWHYKITKAIVVCLDSKDYVQIRNSLIILIKILPHFPVLAKLSQILERKVEKVREEERGQRQDLHVLATSYSGQLKAKTPNMIRESDFHHVGDKAKTQDATNSETSEKVNNGVAVKENNNGDARPEKENKEQREKRSSSNQMHHENSEKFRKKEESKDILEAKEKYIKKEEVKDDEGLEKKDRKYYKEEQHYYSSSVDNLDRDLSSVSNSSASSGPLQEGPERVLDVKRRKVESVPKQEGRRAEAVLDKKERSSKGKTRDEQKELRREKKQGRKRDRAEESIPTTEQKRRKDDERAKGTHQNGDIPEHREKHHYSKEKSPYAKDRPHEREGRESRDKQYPFLMLNRFC; this comes from the exons ATGGCCAGCAAAGTATGGCATTCAGAATTGTGGAAGTCATGGGATAAGCATGGGAAAAACGATTT CCTCAAGCTAATCAAGCACAAGCTTAAGGAAGGCAACACACCAG aatggAAACGTGGAATATAcgaattaatatcaaatggaatCCATGGAAACGTAAAAAAGGACAATGTAGTTCAGACATTAGGTGAACTCACG aatTTTGATGTACCGTCTATACCATCTGCAATAGTAGacatatttactttaattgaTGTAGAAGCGCATAATgaggaaaggaacaacttctACTATATTGTGAAAGAAACTGAAAag TTTCTGACCGATAGAATATTGAAAGAACGTTTAGAAATTGATACCTTACAAGATGTAGGGacattgaaaaacaaaaattttcaaaccaagtttataaaagtaaagacAAAGTTATA TTATAAACaaaggaaatttaatttatttcgtgAAGAGAGCGAGGGTTACTCCAAGCTCATTGTAGAATTAAATCAAGAGTGTCCAGATAGTGAGGTGGCCTCGACATTGGAAATTGTTAAATCTCTTATCG GTTATTTCAATCTTGACCCTAATAGAGTACTCGACATCTTATTAGAAACCTTTGAAAACCGACCGCAAGACGATGCTTTATTTATTCCCTTAATACGTTCATATATGAGCGATCAGCAGGTACTTTGCGAAGTGTTAGGATTCAAATATTGCTCTACGGTCAACGCCACGCCATTCTCTCTGCAAAAGGTCACCGCACTCATGCTGCAGCATGGTGTGATTAAACTCGACGATATATTGCCCTGGCTAGTGCCAgacgataaaattataatatcagaTCATGAGCAGGTGATGAAGCATGCCAAGGAATACGTGCGGAAATTGAGCGTAATCTCGACAAAGGACAAGGAGGATATTGTAGAAGAAAAGGAGAATGCACAA GACAAGTATGCAAGCAATCAAAAATTTGGATTGTGTGAAGCGCTTCTGGAAATTGGAGCTTGGGAAGTAGCGCAGAATTTATTCAATCGTTTGCCAGATTATTGTTTTACGGATCAACGTCCCATAGCTCTGGCGTTGTGCAAAATGATTCAAGCTCTTGTCGAACCCGTATATCGAAA ACATTGTATTGTTTCTCCAAAATTACCGGGTCGTAAAGTACCTCCGTTGAAGAGTTCCCTCGCGCCGCCATCGTTGCATGATCTGCAAGACATTCATGATTACTTATTGCCGATGTTGATCGTGCTCGGGCCGAATCTGCATCAGGATCCCATTCTGATGTATAAGGTGATGAGACTGTGTCATGCCGCTATTAAGCAATCTCCACTTGACGCGAGCAAGCAGCCGCTAAATAAGAATTGTACCCTTTACTATGATGTGCTGACGATACTCGACGTCGCGCTTCTGCCCTCTCTGTCTTTTATGGACTGCAACTGTTGCGTCGCCGAGGAGCTGTGGAACATCCTCAAGTACTATCCCTATCAGAATCGTTATTGTCTGTATGCACGCTGGAAGAACGACACACCGTTGCAGCACGCTGCGCTGCTGCGTAAACGTGCCGATGCTCAAAAGAAGATCAAGTCAATCATGAAGCGTGTGAGCAAGGAAACGATCAAGCCGGTTGGCCGATCATTAGGCAAGCTTACGCATTCCTCGCCAGGTGTACTATTTGATTATGTTCTCATACAGATCCAATTATATGACAATTTAATAG GACCTGTAGTGGACTCCTTAAAGTATTTGACAAATATCTCATACGATGTGTTGGGATATTGTCTGGTAGAGGCGTTAGCGGGTGCTGACAGGGATAGATTTAAACACGATGGCACCAGTATATCCTTGTGGTTGCAATCTCTTGCTTCATTTTGCGGAGCAATATTTAAGAAGTATAACATCGAATTAACAGGGTTGTTACAGTATGTAGCGAATCAACTTAAAGCTCAAAAGAG CTTagatctattaatattaaaagaaatagtacAAAAAATGGCTGGTATCGAAGCAGCCGAAGAAATGACGTCTGATCAATTGGACGCTATGGCAGGTGGagatctattaaaaaatgag GCCGGTTACTTCAGTCAAGTCCgcaatacaaaaaaatcttCGCAACGTTTAAAAGAAGCTCTTGCCGAACAAGATCTTGCGGTCGCACTGTGCTTGTTGATGGCACAACAGAAACATTGTGTCGTTTATAGGGAGACAGATAAATCTCACTTAAAACTCGttg GCAAGTTATATGATCAATGCCAGGACACACTGGTACAATTCGGAACTTTCCTGGGCTCAACTATGACGGTAGATGAGTATGTGGAGCGACTACCCTCGATTCATTCTATGCTCCAGGACAATCACATTCATGCGGATGTCGCGTTTTTCCTGGCACGGCCAATGTTCGCACATGCCATAAAT ataaaatatgatGCTCTTCGTAAAGCTGATccaaattacaagaaaatgtCCACGGCTACGAAGCAATTAAAGTACGCGGAAGCCGCGCAAACTGTTATGGCACCTGTTGCTCAATCTGTCAGGCCGTTGCATCCTCTAAAGGTTTGGGAGGACATTTCGCCGCAATTCTTAGTCACATTTTGGTCTCTATCAATGTATGATTTATACGTGCCAGTGGAAAGTTATCAAAGAGAAGTTAACAAGATGAAGCAATTGGCAACACAAACCGCCGATTCCAAAGATATG aatgtaAGTAAAGGAAAGAaggaacaagaaaaatataccaCTCTTATTGAGAAACTGCAGGACGAAAAGAAGAAACAAGAGGAACATGTTGAAAAAGTTTTTGCGTACCTGAG ACAAGAAAAGGACACATGGTTCTTGTCACGAAGCGCTAAATCTGCGAAGAATGAGACGATAACGCAATTTCTACAGTTGTGCCTATTTCCACGGTGTACATTTACAACTGTAGACGCCATGTACTGTGCGAAATTTGTACATACCATCCACTCTCTGAAGactgcaaatttttcaactctGCTTTGCTACGATCGT CTTTTCTGTGATATCACATATTCAGTCACTTCGTGCACAGAAAACGAAGCAAATCGATATGGCAGATTTTTATGCGCTATGCTGGAAACTGTGATGAGATGGCATTCTGAAAAAGCCATATTTGATAAG gAATGCAGTAATTATCCTGGTTTTGTGACCAAGTTCCGCGTGAGCAATCAATTTTCTGAAGCAAATGATATGGTTGGCTTTGAAAATTACAGACATGTGTGTCACAAGTGGCATTATAAGATCACAAAG GCAATTGTAGTATGTCTAGATTCTAAGGACTATGTGCAAATAAGgaattctttgataatattgATCAAGATATTACCACACTTTCCCGTCTTGGCGAAACTCTCTCAGATCCTCGAACGAAAGGTGGAAAAAGTAAGAGAGGAAGAGCGTGGTCAGCGCCAAGATTTGCATGTCCTAGCAACATCGTACAGCGGACAATTAAAAGCTAAAACTCCTAATATGATACGTGAATCAGATTTTCACCATGTGGGCGATAAG GCTAAAACTCAAGACGCAACAAATAGTGAAACGAGCGAAAAAGTTAACAATGGAGTAGCggtgaaagaaaataataatggaGATGCTCGGCcagaaaaggaaaataaagaacaaaGAGAAAAACGAAGTTCCTCCAATCAAATGCATCA TGAAAATTCTGAGAAGttcagaaagaaagaagagagtaAGGACATTTTGGAggctaaagaaaaatatattaaaaaagaagaagtgAAAGACGATGAGGGATTAGAAAAGAAGGatcgcaaatattataaa gaaGAACAGCACTATTACAGTAGTAGTGTAGACAATTTAGATCGAGATCTTTCCAGTGTATCAAATAGTAGTGCTAGTTCAGGTCCTTTACAAGAGGGTCCTGAAAGAG ttTTAGatgtaaaaagaagaaaagtagAGAGTGTCCCAAAG CAGGAAGGAAGACGCGCGGAAGCTGTTCTTGACAAGAAAGAACGTTCCAGTAAAGGGAAAACACGTGACGAACAGAAAGAGCTGcgaagagaaaagaaacagGGGCGAAAAAGG GATCGAGCAGAGGAATCCATACCAACTACTGAACAGAAACGAAGAAAGGATGACGAAAGAG ccAAAGGCACTCATCAGAACGGTGACATTCCTGAACATAGAGAAAAGCATCATTACAGTAAg GAAAAATCTCCATATGCAAAGGATCGTCCTCATGAACGTGAAGGACGCGAAAGCCGTGATAAACAATATCCTTTTCTTATGCTTAATAGATTTTGCTGA
- the LOC105831883 gene encoding THO complex subunit 2 isoform X7 → MASKVWHSELWKSWDKHGKNDFLKLIKHKLKEGNTPEWKRGIYELISNGIHGNVKKDNVVQTLGELTNFDVPSIPSAIVDIFTLIDVEAHNEERNNFYYIVKETEKFLTDRILKERLEIDTLQDVGTLKNKNFQTKFIKVKTKLYYKQRKFNLFREESEGYSKLIVELNQECPDSEVASTLEIVKSLIGYFNLDPNRVLDILLETFENRPQDDALFIPLIRSYMSDQQVLCEVLGFKYCSTVNATPFSLQKVTALMLQHGVIKLDDILPWLVPDDKIIISDHEQVMKHAKEYVRKLSVISTKDKEDIVEEKENAQDKYASNQKFGLCEALLEIGAWEVAQNLFNRLPDYCFTDQRPIALALCKMIQALVEPVYRKHCIVSPKLPGRKVPPLKSSLAPPSLHDLQDIHDYLLPMLIVLGPNLHQDPILMYKVMRLCHAAIKQSPLDASKQPLNKNCTLYYDVLTILDVALLPSLSFMDCNCCVAEELWNILKYYPYQNRYCLYARWKNDTPLQHAALLRKRADAQKKIKSIMKRVSKETIKPVGRSLGKLTHSSPGVLFDYVLIQIQLYDNLIGPVVDSLKYLTNISYDVLGYCLVEALAGADRDRFKHDGTSISLWLQSLASFCGAIFKKYNIELTGLLQYVANQLKAQKSLDLLILKEIVQKMAGIEAAEEMTSDQLDAMAGGDLLKNEAGYFSQVRNTKKSSQRLKEALAEQDLAVALCLLMAQQKHCVVYRETDKSHLKLVGKLYDQCQDTLVQFGTFLGSTMTVDEYVERLPSIHSMLQDNHIHADVAFFLARPMFAHAINIKYDALRKADPNYKKMSTATKQLKYAEAAQTVMAPVAQSVRPLHPLKVWEDISPQFLVTFWSLSMYDLYVPVESYQREVNKMKQLATQTADSKDMNVSKGKKEQEKYTTLIEKLQDEKKKQEEHVEKVFAYLRQEKDTWFLSRSAKSAKNETITQFLQLCLFPRCTFTTVDAMYCAKFVHTIHSLKTANFSTLLCYDRLFCDITYSVTSCTENEANRYGRFLCAMLETVMRWHSEKAIFDKECSNYPGFVTKFRVSNQFSEANDMVGFENYRHVCHKWHYKITKAIVVCLDSKDYVQIRNSLIILIKILPHFPVLAKLSQILERKVEKVREEERGQRQDLHVLATSYSGQLKAKTPNMIRESDFHHVGDKAKTQDATNSETSEKVNNGVAVKENNNGDARPEKENKEQREKRSSSNQMHHDINSLNSENSEKFRKKEESKDILEAKEKYIKKEEVKDDEGLEKKDRKYYKEEQHYYSSSVDNLDRDLSSVSNSSASSGPLQEGPERVLDVKRRKVESVPKQEGRRAEAVLDKKERSSKGKTRDEQKELRREKKQGRKRDRAEESIPTTEQKRRKDDERAKGTHQNGDIPEHREKHHYSKLIKMSTSSTLKGRNGRQ, encoded by the exons ATGGCCAGCAAAGTATGGCATTCAGAATTGTGGAAGTCATGGGATAAGCATGGGAAAAACGATTT CCTCAAGCTAATCAAGCACAAGCTTAAGGAAGGCAACACACCAG aatggAAACGTGGAATATAcgaattaatatcaaatggaatCCATGGAAACGTAAAAAAGGACAATGTAGTTCAGACATTAGGTGAACTCACG aatTTTGATGTACCGTCTATACCATCTGCAATAGTAGacatatttactttaattgaTGTAGAAGCGCATAATgaggaaaggaacaacttctACTATATTGTGAAAGAAACTGAAAag TTTCTGACCGATAGAATATTGAAAGAACGTTTAGAAATTGATACCTTACAAGATGTAGGGacattgaaaaacaaaaattttcaaaccaagtttataaaagtaaagacAAAGTTATA TTATAAACaaaggaaatttaatttatttcgtgAAGAGAGCGAGGGTTACTCCAAGCTCATTGTAGAATTAAATCAAGAGTGTCCAGATAGTGAGGTGGCCTCGACATTGGAAATTGTTAAATCTCTTATCG GTTATTTCAATCTTGACCCTAATAGAGTACTCGACATCTTATTAGAAACCTTTGAAAACCGACCGCAAGACGATGCTTTATTTATTCCCTTAATACGTTCATATATGAGCGATCAGCAGGTACTTTGCGAAGTGTTAGGATTCAAATATTGCTCTACGGTCAACGCCACGCCATTCTCTCTGCAAAAGGTCACCGCACTCATGCTGCAGCATGGTGTGATTAAACTCGACGATATATTGCCCTGGCTAGTGCCAgacgataaaattataatatcagaTCATGAGCAGGTGATGAAGCATGCCAAGGAATACGTGCGGAAATTGAGCGTAATCTCGACAAAGGACAAGGAGGATATTGTAGAAGAAAAGGAGAATGCACAA GACAAGTATGCAAGCAATCAAAAATTTGGATTGTGTGAAGCGCTTCTGGAAATTGGAGCTTGGGAAGTAGCGCAGAATTTATTCAATCGTTTGCCAGATTATTGTTTTACGGATCAACGTCCCATAGCTCTGGCGTTGTGCAAAATGATTCAAGCTCTTGTCGAACCCGTATATCGAAA ACATTGTATTGTTTCTCCAAAATTACCGGGTCGTAAAGTACCTCCGTTGAAGAGTTCCCTCGCGCCGCCATCGTTGCATGATCTGCAAGACATTCATGATTACTTATTGCCGATGTTGATCGTGCTCGGGCCGAATCTGCATCAGGATCCCATTCTGATGTATAAGGTGATGAGACTGTGTCATGCCGCTATTAAGCAATCTCCACTTGACGCGAGCAAGCAGCCGCTAAATAAGAATTGTACCCTTTACTATGATGTGCTGACGATACTCGACGTCGCGCTTCTGCCCTCTCTGTCTTTTATGGACTGCAACTGTTGCGTCGCCGAGGAGCTGTGGAACATCCTCAAGTACTATCCCTATCAGAATCGTTATTGTCTGTATGCACGCTGGAAGAACGACACACCGTTGCAGCACGCTGCGCTGCTGCGTAAACGTGCCGATGCTCAAAAGAAGATCAAGTCAATCATGAAGCGTGTGAGCAAGGAAACGATCAAGCCGGTTGGCCGATCATTAGGCAAGCTTACGCATTCCTCGCCAGGTGTACTATTTGATTATGTTCTCATACAGATCCAATTATATGACAATTTAATAG GACCTGTAGTGGACTCCTTAAAGTATTTGACAAATATCTCATACGATGTGTTGGGATATTGTCTGGTAGAGGCGTTAGCGGGTGCTGACAGGGATAGATTTAAACACGATGGCACCAGTATATCCTTGTGGTTGCAATCTCTTGCTTCATTTTGCGGAGCAATATTTAAGAAGTATAACATCGAATTAACAGGGTTGTTACAGTATGTAGCGAATCAACTTAAAGCTCAAAAGAG CTTagatctattaatattaaaagaaatagtacAAAAAATGGCTGGTATCGAAGCAGCCGAAGAAATGACGTCTGATCAATTGGACGCTATGGCAGGTGGagatctattaaaaaatgag GCCGGTTACTTCAGTCAAGTCCgcaatacaaaaaaatcttCGCAACGTTTAAAAGAAGCTCTTGCCGAACAAGATCTTGCGGTCGCACTGTGCTTGTTGATGGCACAACAGAAACATTGTGTCGTTTATAGGGAGACAGATAAATCTCACTTAAAACTCGttg GCAAGTTATATGATCAATGCCAGGACACACTGGTACAATTCGGAACTTTCCTGGGCTCAACTATGACGGTAGATGAGTATGTGGAGCGACTACCCTCGATTCATTCTATGCTCCAGGACAATCACATTCATGCGGATGTCGCGTTTTTCCTGGCACGGCCAATGTTCGCACATGCCATAAAT ataaaatatgatGCTCTTCGTAAAGCTGATccaaattacaagaaaatgtCCACGGCTACGAAGCAATTAAAGTACGCGGAAGCCGCGCAAACTGTTATGGCACCTGTTGCTCAATCTGTCAGGCCGTTGCATCCTCTAAAGGTTTGGGAGGACATTTCGCCGCAATTCTTAGTCACATTTTGGTCTCTATCAATGTATGATTTATACGTGCCAGTGGAAAGTTATCAAAGAGAAGTTAACAAGATGAAGCAATTGGCAACACAAACCGCCGATTCCAAAGATATG aatgtaAGTAAAGGAAAGAaggaacaagaaaaatataccaCTCTTATTGAGAAACTGCAGGACGAAAAGAAGAAACAAGAGGAACATGTTGAAAAAGTTTTTGCGTACCTGAG ACAAGAAAAGGACACATGGTTCTTGTCACGAAGCGCTAAATCTGCGAAGAATGAGACGATAACGCAATTTCTACAGTTGTGCCTATTTCCACGGTGTACATTTACAACTGTAGACGCCATGTACTGTGCGAAATTTGTACATACCATCCACTCTCTGAAGactgcaaatttttcaactctGCTTTGCTACGATCGT CTTTTCTGTGATATCACATATTCAGTCACTTCGTGCACAGAAAACGAAGCAAATCGATATGGCAGATTTTTATGCGCTATGCTGGAAACTGTGATGAGATGGCATTCTGAAAAAGCCATATTTGATAAG gAATGCAGTAATTATCCTGGTTTTGTGACCAAGTTCCGCGTGAGCAATCAATTTTCTGAAGCAAATGATATGGTTGGCTTTGAAAATTACAGACATGTGTGTCACAAGTGGCATTATAAGATCACAAAG GCAATTGTAGTATGTCTAGATTCTAAGGACTATGTGCAAATAAGgaattctttgataatattgATCAAGATATTACCACACTTTCCCGTCTTGGCGAAACTCTCTCAGATCCTCGAACGAAAGGTGGAAAAAGTAAGAGAGGAAGAGCGTGGTCAGCGCCAAGATTTGCATGTCCTAGCAACATCGTACAGCGGACAATTAAAAGCTAAAACTCCTAATATGATACGTGAATCAGATTTTCACCATGTGGGCGATAAG GCTAAAACTCAAGACGCAACAAATAGTGAAACGAGCGAAAAAGTTAACAATGGAGTAGCggtgaaagaaaataataatggaGATGCTCGGCcagaaaaggaaaataaagaacaaaGAGAAAAACGAAGTTCCTCCAATCAAATGCATCA CGATATCAATTCTTTGAATAGTGAAAATTCTGAGAAGttcagaaagaaagaagagagtaAGGACATTTTGGAggctaaagaaaaatatattaaaaaagaagaagtgAAAGACGATGAGGGATTAGAAAAGAAGGatcgcaaatattataaa gaaGAACAGCACTATTACAGTAGTAGTGTAGACAATTTAGATCGAGATCTTTCCAGTGTATCAAATAGTAGTGCTAGTTCAGGTCCTTTACAAGAGGGTCCTGAAAGAG ttTTAGatgtaaaaagaagaaaagtagAGAGTGTCCCAAAG CAGGAAGGAAGACGCGCGGAAGCTGTTCTTGACAAGAAAGAACGTTCCAGTAAAGGGAAAACACGTGACGAACAGAAAGAGCTGcgaagagaaaagaaacagGGGCGAAAAAGG GATCGAGCAGAGGAATCCATACCAACTACTGAACAGAAACGAAGAAAGGATGACGAAAGAG ccAAAGGCACTCATCAGAACGGTGACATTCCTGAACATAGAGAAAAGCATCATTACAGTAAg TTGATAAAGATGTCTACTTCGAGTACATTAAAGGGACGAAATGGGCGACAATAG